Proteins from a genomic interval of Patescibacteria group bacterium:
- a CDS encoding ABC transporter permease: MNSTVIKPKKTFSFNDIKEIWKYKELLYFFTWRDFKVRYKQTVIGILWAIFQPFMIMVVFTIFFGKLAKMPSDGIPYPIFVYSGLLLWQFFSTSLSETSNCLIANKAIITKVYFPRLILPISSTATKLVDFFIASVILVGMMIYYQYTPNLIGLLILPLLLIITFMAAVGMGLFLASVNVKYRDVRYVLPFFIQMMLFVTPVIYPASIAGKYSWILAINPMTGVIKAVRAALFGNAPINWLLLGISGFVCLIVLIIGIIYFKKTERYFADIV, translated from the coding sequence ATGAACTCAACCGTTATAAAACCTAAAAAAACTTTTAGTTTTAATGATATAAAAGAAATTTGGAAATATAAAGAATTGCTTTATTTTTTTACTTGGCGCGATTTTAAAGTTAGATATAAACAAACAGTAATCGGAATTCTTTGGGCAATTTTTCAGCCATTTATGATAATGGTTGTTTTTACTATTTTTTTCGGCAAACTGGCAAAAATGCCGTCTGATGGAATACCTTATCCGATTTTTGTTTATTCAGGGCTGCTTTTATGGCAATTTTTTTCAACTTCTTTATCTGAAACTAGCAATTGCTTAATCGCAAATAAAGCAATTATTACAAAAGTATATTTTCCCCGTTTAATCTTGCCAATATCAAGCACAGCCACTAAATTAGTTGATTTTTTTATAGCGTCAGTAATTCTCGTTGGTATGATGATTTATTATCAATATACTCCAAATTTAATCGGTTTGTTAATATTGCCTCTTCTCTTAATAATCACTTTTATGGCAGCGGTTGGAATGGGATTATTTTTAGCTTCAGTTAATGTTAAATACAGGGATGTGCGATATGTTTTGCCATTTTTCATTCAAATGATGCTATTTGTGACGCCTGTTATTTACCCTGCCAGCATTGCCGGGAAATATTCATGGATTTTAGCTATAAATCCAATGACTGGCGTAATCAAAGCCGTAAGAGCAGCTCTGTTTGGAAATGCTCCAATAAACTGGCTGCTTCTTGGAATCTCAGGATTTGTATGTTTAATAGTTTTAAT
- a CDS encoding four helix bundle protein — translation MTVNIYNIFRDIKDFGFKNQIQRSSVSIMNNIAERFERKGNKEFKYFLFIAKGSCAETRSMLHLSLQLNYVNKEKYNELNGLSIEISKLLSGLIKTL, via the coding sequence CTGACTGTTAATATTTACAATATTTTTAGAGATATTAAAGACTTTGGTTTTAAAAACCAAATTCAAAGGTCATCTGTTTCAATAATGAATAATATTGCTGAAAGATTTGAAAGAAAGGGTAATAAAGAATTTAAATATTTCTTATTTATAGCGAAAGGATCATGCGCGGAAACTAGATCAATGTTACATCTTTCACTACAACTTAACTATGTTAATAAAGAAAAATATAACGAGTTAAATGGATTATCAATTGAAATTTCAAAATTATTATCAGGACTTATTAAAACTTTATAA